The Streptomyces tendae genome has a window encoding:
- a CDS encoding DUF1348 family protein, with protein MADHPPVPPFTYESAVQKVRMAENGWNSRDPHKVSLVYAEDSRWRNRDEFVTGREGIVEFLTRKWSRELDYRLIKELWAFGGNRIAVRFAYECHDEAGQWYRSYGNENWEFNDDGLMAVRHASINDLAISESERRYHWPLGPRPEGHPGLSELGF; from the coding sequence ATGGCAGACCATCCGCCGGTACCACCGTTCACCTACGAGTCGGCAGTGCAGAAGGTGCGGATGGCGGAGAACGGCTGGAACAGCCGTGATCCGCACAAGGTGTCACTCGTCTACGCGGAGGATTCCCGGTGGCGTAACCGCGATGAGTTCGTCACCGGCAGAGAGGGCATAGTCGAGTTCCTCACGCGCAAATGGAGCCGGGAGCTGGACTATCGACTGATCAAGGAACTGTGGGCATTCGGCGGCAACCGCATCGCGGTGCGATTCGCCTACGAATGCCATGACGAAGCAGGGCAGTGGTACCGCTCGTACGGCAACGAGAACTGGGAATTCAACGACGACGGTCTCATGGCGGTGCGGCACGCCTCGATCAACGACCTCGCCATCAGCGAGTCCGAGCGCCGGTACCACTGGCCGCTCGGTCCCCGCCCCGAGGGGCATCCGGGACTGAGCGAACTCGGATTCTGA
- a CDS encoding RidA family protein: MTAKITRINPDQLHTTPGYHHITVVEAGRTAYLAGQCPLDRSGELVGPGDLGAQIDQVVANAVAALSAVDAGPDRVVRSVIYVVSDDGAVLGGAWRRLTGSALGPAFTTASTLLGVARLGFAGQLVEVDLTAALPERPASR; this comes from the coding sequence ATGACGGCCAAGATCACGCGCATCAATCCCGACCAACTGCACACGACTCCGGGGTACCACCACATCACCGTCGTGGAGGCGGGCCGGACGGCCTATCTGGCGGGACAGTGCCCCCTCGACCGCTCAGGGGAGCTGGTGGGGCCGGGTGATCTGGGCGCCCAGATCGACCAGGTGGTGGCCAACGCCGTCGCGGCCCTGAGCGCGGTGGACGCCGGGCCGGACCGCGTCGTCCGCTCGGTGATCTACGTGGTCAGCGACGACGGCGCGGTGCTCGGTGGCGCGTGGCGGCGTCTGACCGGTTCGGCCCTGGGGCCGGCGTTCACCACGGCAAGCACACTGCTGGGAGTCGCCCGGCTCGGCTTCGCCGGACAACTGGTCGAGGTCGACCTGACAGCGGCCCTGCCCGAGCGGCCGGCATCGCGCTAG
- a CDS encoding DUF488 domain-containing protein gives MRVRRAYEEPEDTDGVRVLVDRLWPRGLAKEKAALDEWCKQIAPSSDLRTWYRHDPDRFGEFERRYREELAAPERTEALEHLREIASTRTLTLITATRHPEISEAEVLARVLS, from the coding sequence GTGCGGGTACGACGAGCGTACGAGGAACCCGAGGACACGGACGGCGTGCGGGTGCTGGTCGACCGGCTGTGGCCCCGCGGGTTGGCCAAGGAGAAGGCCGCGTTGGACGAGTGGTGCAAGCAGATCGCGCCTTCCAGCGACCTGCGCACGTGGTACCGGCATGATCCGGACCGCTTCGGTGAGTTCGAACGCCGCTACCGCGAAGAGCTCGCCGCCCCGGAACGGACGGAAGCCCTGGAGCATCTGCGCGAGATCGCGAGCACCCGGACCCTGACCCTCATCACGGCCACCAGGCATCCGGAGATCAGCGAGGCCGAGGTACTGGCACGGGTCCTCAGCTGA
- a CDS encoding TetR/AcrR family transcriptional regulator, producing the protein MARVREFDTEAAVHAAMDAFRCKGYEGTSIQDLVEATGVGRGSLYAAFGNKDGLYLAAMDRYRQLYAVPLIDMLRAGTPARELLREVLVATVDDIVQDGARKSCLIVGATTERVTQDPKVAAHVRATTSSIEDALRDVISSAQADGQLPDTRNARDLARYLIVTMQGLKVMGAINPDRASLMTVAETALDTLG; encoded by the coding sequence ATGGCAAGGGTCAGAGAGTTCGACACCGAGGCGGCGGTGCACGCCGCCATGGACGCTTTCCGCTGCAAGGGCTACGAGGGCACGTCGATCCAGGACCTCGTGGAGGCCACCGGTGTCGGCCGGGGATCCTTGTACGCGGCCTTCGGCAACAAGGACGGCCTGTACCTGGCGGCCATGGACCGCTATCGCCAGCTGTACGCCGTGCCGCTGATCGACATGCTGCGCGCGGGGACTCCGGCGCGTGAGCTCCTGCGTGAGGTGCTGGTGGCGACGGTGGACGACATCGTCCAGGACGGCGCCCGCAAATCGTGCCTCATCGTCGGCGCCACGACCGAGCGTGTCACGCAGGACCCGAAGGTCGCGGCGCATGTGCGGGCGACGACCTCGTCGATCGAGGACGCCTTGCGTGACGTCATCAGTTCGGCGCAGGCCGACGGGCAGCTGCCCGACACCCGCAACGCCCGCGACCTGGCCCGCTACCTCATCGTGACGATGCAGGGCCTCAAGGTGATGGGGGCGATCAACCCCGACCGCGCCTCACTCATGACCGTCGCCGAGACGGCCCTCGACACCCTCGGCTGA
- a CDS encoding DUF4246 domain-containing protein, producing the protein MTGLSAFPLPFHVTPSAAFAAPRTLREIEMTRCSSLLRAKPAWFEKMHDAGIVARWTREATAQGLTEAQVRYVLDELAHYAALRDGHTGIEVSAVDGVWQSDTLIDDALRSRLREAVRVLEEVPEEELDRHPGSDGQVLDLVHPSLFCLVREVSGGPERAWRAPTGHYAKYEFSERFQWLPTDVEVGDDGQVAFLSYVNNVHPERHRELASVLPELFARMLPLWENVLTDLRHPRPLRITADPYGWYDSEPEFPDRSSYADDASFQEAVRAYEEATDDWWDNRRPVIPDAPVFTAPERPAASDRVSLRGRRLQVVVKLATIRLTPDRPEYAGGSWHVEGMLNERIVSTGIYYWDSDNITESRLSFRAALGDPDYEQNDDNGLREVYGLEDEDALNQVRGSASTPEGRCLAFPNVLQHRVGPFRLVDPARPGHRKILAFFLVDPSERIVSTSDVPPQQPWADTSTMTLEEAKAYREELMRERKFFVDEHNEQLYERAFSLCEH; encoded by the coding sequence TTGACTGGCCTGTCCGCATTTCCGCTGCCGTTCCACGTGACCCCTTCGGCAGCGTTCGCCGCGCCCCGGACGCTCCGGGAGATCGAGATGACGCGGTGCAGCTCGCTTCTGCGGGCGAAGCCGGCGTGGTTCGAGAAGATGCACGACGCGGGCATCGTCGCCCGGTGGACGCGCGAAGCGACCGCCCAGGGACTCACCGAGGCCCAGGTCCGCTACGTGCTCGACGAACTCGCGCACTACGCCGCGCTGCGGGACGGGCACACCGGCATCGAGGTGTCCGCGGTCGACGGGGTGTGGCAGTCGGACACGCTGATCGACGACGCGCTGCGGTCCCGGCTGCGTGAGGCGGTCCGTGTGCTGGAAGAGGTCCCCGAAGAGGAGCTGGACCGGCATCCCGGATCGGACGGTCAGGTGCTCGATCTCGTCCACCCGTCCCTGTTCTGTCTCGTGCGTGAAGTCAGCGGCGGACCGGAGCGGGCCTGGCGCGCTCCGACCGGCCACTACGCGAAGTACGAGTTCTCGGAGCGGTTCCAGTGGCTGCCCACGGACGTCGAGGTGGGTGACGACGGGCAGGTCGCCTTCCTCTCGTACGTCAACAACGTCCACCCCGAGAGGCATCGCGAACTCGCTTCCGTGCTGCCGGAGTTGTTCGCGCGCATGCTGCCGCTGTGGGAGAACGTGCTCACCGACTTGCGCCATCCGCGGCCCCTGCGCATCACAGCCGACCCCTACGGGTGGTACGACTCCGAGCCGGAGTTCCCGGACAGGTCCTCCTACGCCGACGACGCGAGCTTCCAGGAAGCCGTCCGCGCGTACGAGGAGGCCACGGACGACTGGTGGGACAACCGCCGGCCTGTCATACCCGACGCCCCCGTGTTCACCGCGCCCGAGAGGCCCGCCGCGTCGGACAGGGTGAGCCTGCGGGGCCGTCGGCTCCAGGTCGTCGTCAAGCTCGCCACCATCCGTCTCACGCCGGACCGGCCCGAGTACGCGGGTGGTTCCTGGCACGTGGAGGGGATGCTGAACGAACGGATCGTGTCGACCGGCATCTACTACTGGGACAGCGACAACATCACCGAGAGCCGGCTGAGCTTCCGGGCGGCACTCGGCGACCCGGACTACGAGCAGAACGACGACAACGGTCTGCGCGAGGTCTACGGCCTGGAGGACGAGGACGCCCTGAACCAGGTGCGGGGATCGGCGTCCACGCCGGAGGGCCGCTGCCTCGCCTTCCCGAACGTCCTGCAGCACCGCGTCGGCCCGTTCCGGCTCGTCGACCCGGCCCGGCCGGGGCACCGCAAGATCCTCGCGTTCTTCCTGGTGGACCCCTCGGAGAGGATCGTCTCCACCTCCGACGTTCCGCCGCAGCAGCCCTGGGCCGACACCTCGACCATGACGCTGGAGGAGGCCAAGGCGTACCGCGAGGAGCTCATGCGGGAGCGCAAGTTCTTCGTCGACGAACACAACGAGCAGCTCTACGAGCGCGCCTTCTCCCTCTGCGAACACTGA
- a CDS encoding SDR family NAD(P)-dependent oxidoreductase — protein MGQVLCGCRTHREASVIRAAITVSRPALSARVAAPVTTVLSTSFPSAPVAARRRSFVRFRRTRPGIELRGAATAALGDLATDEGAAEVARAAQADGPVDILVNNAGFYRHRSWADASPAEWNDTYNINVVSGVRMIQHLVPAMRERAGAGLPRRGVGQAARHSCSAEYGPWAGHRAQAHARVACPASDPVTSETLTSWNAHHRTPGGRARHAPLTFPRSRCPRHVASKCRDTRPTWRHRRPGRQPTTRPL, from the coding sequence ATGGGTCAGGTGCTGTGCGGCTGCCGAACTCACCGCGAAGCATCGGTGATTCGTGCGGCAATCACGGTGAGCCGCCCTGCGCTCAGCGCGCGCGTAGCCGCACCCGTCACTACGGTGTTGTCAACGAGCTTCCCGTCAGCTCCCGTCGCAGCCCGCCGTCGCTCCTTCGTCCGCTTCCGTCGGACCCGGCCGGGCATCGAACTTCGTGGCGCCGCGACCGCCGCCCTGGGAGACCTTGCCACGGACGAGGGCGCCGCCGAGGTGGCCCGCGCGGCCCAGGCCGACGGACCCGTCGACATCCTGGTCAACAACGCGGGCTTCTACCGCCACCGTTCGTGGGCGGACGCGAGCCCCGCCGAATGGAACGACACCTACAACATCAACGTCGTCTCAGGCGTGCGCATGATCCAGCACCTGGTCCCGGCGATGCGGGAGCGGGCTGGGGCCGGCCTCCCGCGTCGCGGCGTCGGACAGGCTGCGCGGCACTCATGCTCAGCAGAATACGGGCCGTGGGCCGGCCATCGGGCACAGGCCCACGCCCGCGTCGCCTGCCCGGCGAGCGACCCCGTGACGTCGGAGACACTGACGAGCTGGAACGCCCACCACCGGACTCCTGGGGGACGGGCCCGGCACGCACCACTCACCTTCCCCCGGAGCCGGTGTCCCCGGCACGTTGCGTCGAAGTGCCGTGATACTCGGCCCACATGGAGGCACCGGCGCCCAGGACGACAGCCGACCACACGGCCACTGTGA
- a CDS encoding alpha/beta fold hydrolase translates to MSFVTAEDGTDIFYKDWGSGQPVVFSHGWPLIADAWDPQLKLMADNGYRAIAHDRRGGGRSGQSWEGNNLDTYADDLAAVIEKLDLRDVILVGHSTGGGEVTRYIGRHGTDRVAKAVLVGAIPPLMLKTDENPEGTPIDVFDDIRKGVETDRSQFYKDLSAAFYGANREGSTVTQGTRDEFWLWSMTVGIKGAYDCVKAFSETDLTEDLKKIDVPTLIVHGDDDQIVPIVAAGDKSSKLVEQAVYKVYPGAPHGLAMVPKFAETFNADLLEFASS, encoded by the coding sequence ATGTCCTTCGTAACTGCCGAAGACGGTACGGACATCTTCTACAAGGACTGGGGGAGCGGCCAACCCGTCGTCTTCTCCCACGGCTGGCCCCTCATCGCCGATGCCTGGGATCCCCAGCTGAAGCTGATGGCCGACAACGGGTACCGGGCCATCGCCCACGACCGGCGCGGCGGTGGTCGTTCCGGCCAGAGCTGGGAGGGCAACAACCTCGACACCTACGCCGACGACCTCGCCGCCGTGATCGAGAAACTCGACCTCCGCGACGTGATCCTGGTCGGGCACTCCACCGGCGGCGGTGAGGTGACCCGCTACATCGGCCGGCACGGCACGGACCGCGTCGCCAAGGCGGTGCTCGTGGGCGCCATCCCGCCCCTCATGCTCAAGACCGACGAAAATCCCGAGGGAACCCCGATCGACGTCTTCGACGACATCCGTAAAGGTGTGGAGACCGACCGCTCGCAGTTCTACAAGGACCTGAGCGCGGCGTTCTACGGTGCCAACCGTGAAGGCTCCACGGTCACCCAGGGCACGCGCGACGAGTTCTGGCTCTGGAGCATGACCGTCGGCATCAAGGGTGCCTACGACTGCGTCAAGGCCTTCTCCGAGACGGACCTCACCGAGGACCTCAAGAAGATCGACGTACCCACTCTGATCGTCCACGGCGACGACGACCAGATCGTCCCGATCGTCGCCGCCGGCGACAAGAGCTCGAAACTGGTCGAGCAGGCGGTCTACAAGGTGTACCCCGGGGCGCCGCACGGCCTGGCCATGGTGCCCAAGTTCGCCGAGACGTTCAACGCCGACCTGCTGGAATTCGCGTCGAGTTGA
- a CDS encoding M23 family metallopeptidase has product MTKDREEAAYSRVSGDSRERTMHNEPTDDGTAQPDPPTPATQTSSTGTNSRRRRGPGPFTLIVLPGVVTLSGVFVFLSLAGVFDTAVPQDQAPQGAESSVSKVDGSYVPWLRRAIADCPGITPALLAAHIDQLSGWQSDSASLSEQGLARFTAADWKTWGRDDDGNGTSSPRDAIDAIMALGRRDCSLAEKMTALRTKGTVNGEVADLTLAAYAAGADEVTKAGTVPPSVRDFVTEVQKRRPQYDALVQRNPEQESGQATGPLLQPPVTMLTVTSPFGTRRHPLTGVTKLHTGIDFDAPQGAQVSAAREGRVEFAGMTPAYGYRVVVNHGTIEGKRLETTYSHLSALQVTTGQSVATGQPLGLAGSTGLSTGPHLHFEVLLDGQYMEPSAWLTGGG; this is encoded by the coding sequence GTGACCAAGGATCGGGAAGAGGCGGCGTACTCCCGCGTGTCGGGGGACAGCCGGGAACGGACCATGCACAACGAGCCCACGGACGACGGCACGGCACAGCCCGACCCACCTACGCCTGCCACGCAGACGTCCAGCACGGGGACGAACAGCCGTCGTCGTCGCGGCCCCGGCCCCTTCACGCTGATCGTGCTGCCGGGAGTGGTGACGCTCTCCGGGGTCTTCGTCTTCCTCTCCTTGGCCGGCGTCTTCGACACGGCAGTGCCGCAGGATCAGGCGCCGCAGGGGGCGGAGTCGTCCGTCAGCAAGGTGGACGGTTCCTACGTCCCCTGGCTCCGTCGGGCCATCGCGGACTGCCCCGGCATCACCCCCGCGCTCCTGGCCGCGCACATCGACCAGCTGTCCGGGTGGCAGAGCGACAGCGCGAGTCTCTCCGAGCAGGGCCTCGCCCGTTTCACGGCAGCCGACTGGAAGACCTGGGGCCGGGACGACGACGGCAACGGCACGTCCTCGCCACGCGACGCGATCGACGCGATCATGGCGCTGGGGCGGCGGGACTGCTCGCTGGCGGAGAAGATGACCGCACTGCGCACCAAGGGAACCGTCAACGGGGAGGTCGCCGACCTCACCCTCGCCGCGTACGCGGCCGGAGCGGACGAGGTCACGAAGGCCGGCACAGTCCCCCCGTCGGTTCGCGACTTCGTCACCGAGGTACAAAAGCGGCGGCCTCAGTACGACGCCCTGGTCCAGCGGAACCCCGAGCAGGAGAGCGGCCAGGCGACCGGCCCCCTGCTGCAACCGCCCGTCACCATGCTCACCGTCACCTCGCCGTTCGGTACGCGCCGGCACCCGCTGACCGGGGTCACCAAGCTGCACACGGGCATCGACTTCGACGCGCCGCAGGGGGCCCAGGTGTCCGCGGCCCGCGAAGGGCGGGTGGAGTTCGCCGGCATGACACCGGCCTACGGCTACCGCGTGGTCGTCAATCACGGCACGATCGAGGGCAAGCGGCTGGAGACCACGTACAGTCACCTGTCCGCGCTCCAGGTGACCACCGGTCAGAGCGTGGCCACCGGGCAGCCCCTGGGACTTGCCGGTTCGACAGGGCTGTCCACCGGTCCGCACCTGCACTTCGAGGTCCTCCTCGACGGCCAGTACATGGAACCGAGCGCCTGGCTCACGGGCGGCGGCTGA
- a CDS encoding MerR family transcriptional regulator — protein MGYSVGQVSAFAGVTVRTLHHYDKAGLLSPGDRSHAGYRLYGEADLVRLQQILFYRELGFSLDEIAEILEDPQASPVDRLRDRQRQLREEIARLQRLAEVAERAIEVRRTGVPMTPEERFEVFGEITFDLSYATEAELKWARSEGQREAMARAAAHTKEDWRRLMTEAAAWRAELLAAFDEGTPGDGERVMDLAEEHRLHISRWFTSCPPDMHRRIADDFVADPRAFALVVPPAQQRPGLAAYTRRAVHANADRQAGGHLDPKENR, from the coding sequence ATGGGTTACTCCGTGGGGCAGGTCTCGGCCTTCGCCGGTGTGACGGTGCGTACGCTGCATCACTACGACAAGGCGGGACTGCTCTCCCCCGGCGACCGCAGCCACGCCGGATACCGGCTGTACGGTGAGGCCGACCTGGTCCGTCTCCAGCAGATCCTCTTCTACCGTGAGCTCGGCTTCTCCCTGGACGAGATCGCCGAGATCCTCGAGGACCCGCAGGCGAGTCCCGTGGACCGCCTCCGTGACCGGCAACGGCAGTTGCGTGAGGAGATCGCCCGTCTGCAGCGGCTGGCCGAGGTGGCGGAGCGGGCGATCGAGGTCCGGAGAACCGGGGTGCCCATGACTCCCGAGGAACGCTTCGAGGTCTTCGGTGAGATCACCTTCGACCTGAGCTATGCCACCGAGGCGGAGCTGAAGTGGGCGCGTTCGGAGGGGCAGCGCGAGGCGATGGCCCGCGCGGCCGCCCACACCAAGGAGGACTGGCGCCGGCTCATGACAGAGGCCGCGGCCTGGCGCGCGGAACTGCTCGCGGCCTTCGACGAGGGGACGCCGGGCGACGGCGAGCGGGTCATGGACCTCGCCGAGGAGCACCGGCTGCACATCTCACGCTGGTTCACCTCCTGCCCTCCCGACATGCACCGGCGCATCGCCGACGACTTCGTCGCCGACCCGCGCGCTTTCGCTCTGGTCGTACCGCCCGCACAGCAGCGTCCGGGCCTGGCCGCCTACACACGCAGGGCAGTTCACGCCAACGCGGACCGCCAGGCGGGTGGTCACCTCGACCCGAAGGAGAACCGATGA
- a CDS encoding DsbA family oxidoreductase, with protein sequence MRVDIWSDISCPWCFIGKARFEKALAAFPHRDDVEVAHRSFELDPRLRHTRSTTDTAHAAKYGMTPAQARAAEENLARVAEDEGLTYLVDHRDHGNTFDLHRLLHLAAARGRQHALLNLFYEGNFASGRSIYDVGHQVELAVRAGLDEAEVRAVLADRQAYADEVRDDEAAAARLGVTGVPFFVVDGKYGVSGAQPVEVFAQVLERARRDHAPRPTLVATADQAGCDADGSCAVPSDTGSVG encoded by the coding sequence ATGCGCGTCGACATCTGGTCCGACATCTCCTGCCCTTGGTGCTTCATCGGCAAGGCCCGCTTCGAGAAGGCCCTCGCCGCGTTCCCGCACCGGGACGACGTCGAGGTGGCCCACCGCTCCTTCGAACTCGACCCCCGGCTGCGGCATACCCGCTCCACGACCGACACGGCCCACGCGGCGAAGTACGGCATGACCCCGGCACAGGCCCGGGCGGCCGAGGAGAACCTCGCACGCGTCGCCGAGGACGAAGGGCTCACCTACCTCGTCGACCACCGGGACCACGGCAACACCTTCGACCTGCACCGTCTGCTGCACCTGGCGGCGGCCCGAGGCCGGCAGCACGCCCTGCTGAACCTCTTCTACGAGGGGAACTTCGCCTCCGGACGTTCGATCTACGACGTCGGTCACCAGGTGGAACTCGCGGTCCGCGCCGGACTCGACGAGGCCGAGGTGCGCGCCGTACTCGCCGACCGCCAGGCGTACGCCGACGAGGTGCGGGATGACGAGGCGGCGGCCGCACGGCTGGGCGTCACCGGCGTGCCGTTCTTCGTCGTCGACGGGAAGTACGGTGTTTCCGGTGCCCAGCCGGTGGAGGTCTTCGCTCAGGTCCTCGAGCGCGCTCGGCGGGATCACGCACCCAGGCCCACGCTCGTCGCCACGGCGGACCAGGCCGGGTGTGACGCCGACGGATCCTGTGCGGTCCCTTCCGACACCGGCTCCGTCGGCTAG
- a CDS encoding alpha/beta fold hydrolase, giving the protein MTEVRHQYATVSGHRVHYREAGPREAPVLVLLHGFPTSSRMFRSLVPALADRFRIIAPDHIGFGHSDTPAHDAFPYTFDALTDVTEGLLRHLGITRYAIYVQDYGAPIGWRLALRNPDAITAVVTQNGNAYEEGFVKEFWLPVRAYWDNPGPDTEAGVRAALSLDAIRWQYLHGVARPELVDPETWTADHRDVSRPGNDLAQLALFRDYATNPPLYPEVHAYFRESQVPLLAVWGAGDEIFGPEGARAFANDLPDAEIHVIPGGGHFLLESHLDTVAGYMRGFLTGVGQPSA; this is encoded by the coding sequence ATGACTGAGGTACGCCACCAGTACGCGACGGTGTCCGGACACCGGGTTCACTACCGTGAGGCGGGTCCCCGGGAGGCGCCCGTGCTCGTCCTGCTTCACGGGTTTCCGACCAGCTCGCGCATGTTCCGCAGCCTCGTACCGGCGCTGGCCGACCGGTTCCGGATCATCGCCCCGGACCACATCGGCTTCGGGCACTCCGACACCCCGGCGCACGACGCGTTTCCCTACACCTTCGACGCCCTGACCGACGTCACCGAGGGCCTGCTGCGTCATCTCGGCATCACGCGGTACGCGATCTACGTCCAGGACTACGGCGCCCCGATCGGCTGGCGGCTCGCCCTGCGCAACCCGGACGCGATCACCGCGGTCGTCACCCAGAACGGCAACGCCTACGAGGAGGGCTTCGTCAAGGAATTCTGGCTGCCGGTGCGGGCGTACTGGGACAACCCCGGTCCGGACACCGAGGCCGGGGTCCGCGCCGCCCTGTCGCTGGACGCGATCCGATGGCAGTACCTGCACGGGGTGGCCCGGCCCGAGCTGGTCGATCCCGAGACCTGGACCGCCGACCACCGGGACGTGAGCCGCCCCGGCAACGACCTCGCGCAGCTCGCCCTCTTCCGTGACTACGCCACGAATCCGCCCCTCTACCCGGAGGTGCACGCCTACTTCCGTGAGAGTCAGGTGCCGTTGCTCGCCGTATGGGGCGCCGGGGACGAGATCTTCGGCCCCGAGGGAGCACGTGCGTTCGCCAACGACCTGCCCGACGCGGAGATCCACGTGATTCCGGGCGGAGGTCACTTCCTCCTCGAAAGTCACCTCGACACCGTGGCCGGGTACATGCGCGGATTCCTCACCGGCGTCGGGCAGCCGTCGGCGTGA
- a CDS encoding HD domain-containing protein, producing MDVTFAGAIGGLAHAYVRAILHPAILNHSVRVWLLADHLGRQQGLEGEEREALAVACLFHDAGTAAAHDGPQRFEVEGADAASTLLRDHGWPEPLVRQVWEAVALHTSPGIAERMGTLPRLVRLAVLADFGRTDLIEAGDRETLARALARIPRLDIETALGDAVVAQALRFPDKAPPSSWPGGLLAAHRAHPDGTGVNPAF from the coding sequence ATGGACGTCACCTTCGCCGGGGCGATCGGGGGCCTGGCGCACGCGTACGTACGCGCCATCCTGCATCCCGCGATCCTCAACCACAGCGTCCGCGTATGGCTGCTGGCGGATCACCTGGGACGGCAGCAGGGCCTCGAAGGCGAGGAACGCGAAGCACTGGCCGTGGCCTGCCTGTTCCATGACGCGGGAACGGCGGCGGCCCACGACGGTCCGCAGCGCTTCGAGGTGGAGGGCGCGGACGCCGCCAGCACGCTCCTGAGGGACCACGGGTGGCCCGAACCGCTGGTGCGGCAGGTCTGGGAGGCCGTGGCCCTGCACACTTCTCCCGGTATCGCGGAGCGGATGGGAACGCTGCCGAGGCTCGTCAGGCTGGCGGTCCTGGCGGACTTCGGCAGGACCGACCTCATCGAGGCCGGCGACCGGGAGACACTGGCCCGTGCCCTCGCTCGCATCCCGCGCCTGGACATCGAGACCGCGCTGGGCGACGCGGTGGTGGCGCAGGCCCTGCGGTTCCCGGACAAGGCCCCGCCCTCCAGCTGGCCCGGTGGCCTCCTCGCCGCCCACCGGGCGCACCCGGACGGCACGGGCGTGAACCCCGCCTTCTGA